From the genome of Hyalangium gracile, one region includes:
- a CDS encoding VIT domain-containing protein, whose protein sequence is MEPDAPLPCPSKLTLERYELGELPPVQLTALHGHVRQCERCRQRLEEMSAQGAGYSRTLSARKASAALLEAEDRWWRRTGLLLATPVLACALVALVVLALPRLERAGLGSSRSRVQARTLPLGERVVEPRPDSSPRKRVHFVQLRGQRVDFGQGSLEAAPDSGPPRPFLLRHTEVEAELTGFVSDVTVTQEFENPFTERVEAIYVFPLPDDSAVHEMILEVGGRKIRGVIQRREQAHQTYEQARAEGRHAALLDQERPNIFTQSVANVLPGERVKVSLRYVAPLAYDDGTFEFNFPMVVGPRYTAGVPDASRISPPAEPPERSGRDIRMTVRLDAGVALEALESTSHRLRVDQRSEREAVIRLAENERVPNKDFILRYRTAGEQLRGAVMATGGRDGFFGLMLQPASRKASQGEVMPRDVVFVLDTSGSMEGPPLDAAKRAVRRAFQSLSPRDRFMLIDFADEASSFRDEPLAATRENLELASRYLDDLPAGGGTHQLAGILRALTLPRDEQRLRVVLLMTDGFIGDEAEIFARTHPLLGDTRLFGFGVGDNVNHYFLDRLSRIGRGFYQYIRTDEDPGEAIERFVRRIERPVLTRVQVDWGGLDVWDVKPEQLPDLFDNQPLIVLGRYRQPGTATVRVRGSTPLGEHVTEVSVTLPEEGGHARALRTLWARSQIEELEMQRALNLGDLRAAPALPQDGGPTPESPRRTALPRAR, encoded by the coding sequence ATGGAACCGGATGCCCCGCTGCCCTGTCCCTCGAAGCTGACCCTGGAGCGCTATGAGCTGGGCGAGCTGCCGCCCGTCCAGCTCACCGCCCTGCACGGCCACGTGCGTCAGTGTGAGCGCTGCCGCCAGCGCCTCGAGGAGATGAGCGCCCAGGGCGCGGGCTACAGCCGCACCCTCTCCGCACGCAAGGCCAGCGCCGCGCTGCTCGAGGCCGAGGACCGCTGGTGGCGGCGGACGGGCCTGCTGCTGGCCACCCCGGTGCTGGCCTGTGCCCTGGTGGCACTCGTCGTGCTCGCGCTCCCGCGCCTGGAGCGCGCCGGCCTCGGAAGCTCCCGGTCGCGGGTGCAGGCCCGGACCCTCCCGCTCGGCGAGCGCGTCGTGGAGCCTCGTCCCGACTCCTCACCGCGCAAGCGGGTGCACTTCGTCCAGCTGCGCGGACAGCGCGTCGACTTCGGCCAGGGCAGCCTCGAAGCCGCACCGGACAGTGGCCCGCCCCGCCCCTTCCTGCTGAGGCACACCGAGGTGGAGGCGGAGCTCACCGGCTTCGTCTCGGACGTCACGGTGACGCAGGAGTTCGAGAACCCCTTCACCGAGCGCGTGGAGGCCATCTACGTCTTCCCGCTGCCCGACGACTCCGCCGTGCACGAGATGATCCTCGAGGTGGGCGGGCGGAAGATCCGCGGCGTCATCCAGCGCCGCGAGCAGGCGCACCAGACGTACGAGCAGGCCCGCGCCGAGGGCCGCCACGCCGCGCTGCTCGATCAGGAGCGGCCCAACATCTTCACCCAGTCGGTGGCCAACGTCCTGCCCGGCGAGCGGGTGAAGGTCTCGCTGCGCTACGTGGCTCCGCTGGCCTATGACGACGGCACCTTCGAGTTCAACTTCCCGATGGTGGTGGGGCCGCGCTACACGGCTGGAGTGCCGGACGCCTCGCGCATCAGCCCGCCCGCCGAGCCGCCGGAGCGCTCGGGGCGCGACATCCGGATGACCGTGCGCCTCGACGCGGGCGTGGCGCTGGAGGCACTGGAGTCCACCTCGCATCGGCTGCGGGTGGACCAGCGGAGCGAGCGCGAGGCCGTGATCCGGCTCGCCGAGAACGAGCGCGTCCCCAACAAGGACTTCATCCTGCGCTACCGCACCGCCGGCGAGCAGCTGCGCGGCGCGGTGATGGCCACCGGGGGCCGGGACGGCTTCTTCGGCCTCATGCTCCAGCCCGCCTCGCGCAAGGCCTCCCAGGGTGAGGTGATGCCGCGGGACGTCGTCTTCGTGCTCGACACCTCGGGCTCGATGGAGGGCCCTCCGCTCGACGCCGCGAAGCGCGCCGTGCGCAGGGCCTTCCAGAGCCTGTCCCCCCGGGACCGGTTCATGCTCATCGACTTCGCCGACGAGGCCTCCAGCTTCCGCGATGAGCCCCTGGCCGCCACCCGCGAGAACCTGGAGCTGGCCTCGCGCTACCTGGACGACCTGCCGGCCGGGGGCGGCACCCACCAGCTCGCGGGCATCCTGCGCGCGCTCACCCTGCCGAGGGACGAGCAGCGCCTGCGGGTCGTCCTACTGATGACCGATGGCTTCATCGGCGACGAGGCGGAGATCTTCGCCAGGACCCACCCGCTGCTGGGCGACACACGCCTGTTCGGCTTCGGCGTGGGTGACAACGTCAACCACTACTTCCTCGACCGGCTCTCGCGCATCGGCCGCGGCTTCTACCAGTACATCCGCACCGACGAGGACCCCGGAGAGGCCATCGAGCGCTTCGTGCGCCGCATCGAGCGGCCGGTGCTCACGCGCGTCCAGGTGGACTGGGGAGGGCTCGACGTGTGGGACGTGAAGCCCGAGCAGCTCCCGGACCTGTTCGACAACCAGCCGCTGATCGTGCTGGGCCGCTACCGCCAGCCAGGGACCGCCACCGTCCGCGTGCGCGGGTCCACCCCGCTCGGCGAGCACGTCACGGAGGTGTCCGTCACCCTGCCCGAGGAGGGTGGCCACGCGCGGGCGCTGCGGACCTTGTGGGCCCGCTCCCAGATCGAGGAGCTGGAGATGCAGCGCGCGTTGAACCTCGGAGATCTCCGAGCTGCTCCGGCTCTCCCGCAAGACGGTGGGCCGACGCCTGAGAGCCCTCGCCGGACGGCTCTCCCTCGCGCTCGATGA
- a CDS encoding TonB-dependent receptor — protein sequence MTDRRKLRHIGALVLVLCLASSTALAQGSSVLLGTVVDTTTKKPVADVVVTATSPNLQGEQVVVTDGSGNYRIPQLPAGVYTVRFEKEAFRPYSREGVTLRLDYSVRLNVELIPESALTEEMVVVGQAPTVDIGSATTGINVSTAFVKNIAVVAPTGKGAASRSFESLAELAPGANADTYGVSVSGTTSPENQYIVDGVSVNDPGFGINGTPLSVEFISEVNVISGGYLPEYGRATGGVVNAVTKSGSNEFHGSVFGNLTPGTLGGTTTEIRQEAGTISGQASLWNLGDIGAELGGPILHDKLWFYVGFAPSFTRYQLERNLNALVLGEDGQPLQDERGFTQTERIEGTRQLYFADQKSFQYIGKLTYLINPDHNVAVTLTGTPTTSGGSGRFAISERTGAPEVERIAGEYGAIATQRNINSMDASLKWSSSFLEKRLLFNVTAGWHHQTLSIRASDGTVGGSMEGLAGISNVTWQRTAPTQHAITEFESLPDPSVCDSSNPAVTATRCPVLSYLTGGPGRLDEATLDRYQAKAVGTFLATAAGQHVFKAGIDLEQMVYDHTRSVTGRSVLIESDEGDYFYDYRQYGYLVGPDEVLIQDAQSPRSKSNAIGGFIQDSWSLSQMATLNVGLRYDTQQLIGGGKTALVLPNQWSPRLGLIVDPSRAGRMKLFGNYARYYESVPLDMVDRSFPGEPGVRSEKDSALCDPRDPAQQQGICQSDQARRRSQDPLDANRLWSTVGAGATIVDPEIRPQSTDELVVGGEYEVLANARVGLSYTRRVLNLAIEDMSRDDGQTYFIGNPGYGFAKDFTKPKRTYDGVTLFFQKTFADFWLAQVSYTWSRLYGNYEGLFRSDTGQLDPNINSDFDLVSLLPNRNGLLPADRTHQVKAFGAREFVLRPGLSLNLGLSYRGNSGSPYSYLGAHVDYGAGQAYILQRGTAGRLPWVNRFDSRLAVNYTVARNITASLSLDVFNVFNFQTATAFDQNYTYSPVLPIEGGSKGDLPGKVLDAETGEPITDEAINKNFGKPTAYQAPRSFRFGARVTF from the coding sequence ATGACAGACAGAAGGAAGCTGCGGCACATCGGAGCCCTGGTGCTGGTCCTGTGCCTGGCGAGCAGCACGGCCCTGGCCCAGGGCAGCTCGGTGCTGCTCGGCACCGTGGTCGACACCACCACGAAGAAGCCCGTGGCGGACGTGGTGGTGACGGCCACCTCTCCCAACCTTCAGGGCGAGCAGGTGGTGGTCACCGACGGCTCCGGCAACTACCGCATTCCCCAGCTCCCCGCCGGTGTCTACACGGTGCGCTTCGAGAAGGAGGCCTTCAGGCCCTACTCCCGCGAGGGCGTCACCCTGCGGCTGGACTACTCGGTCCGCCTCAACGTGGAGCTGATCCCCGAGTCCGCGCTCACCGAGGAGATGGTCGTCGTCGGCCAGGCGCCCACGGTGGACATCGGCTCGGCCACCACGGGCATCAACGTCAGCACCGCCTTCGTGAAGAACATCGCCGTCGTGGCGCCCACGGGGAAGGGCGCGGCGTCCCGCTCCTTCGAGTCCCTGGCGGAGCTCGCCCCCGGCGCCAACGCGGACACCTACGGTGTCTCCGTGAGCGGGACCACCTCTCCGGAGAACCAATACATCGTCGATGGCGTGTCCGTGAATGATCCCGGCTTCGGCATCAACGGCACGCCGCTGAGCGTGGAGTTCATCAGCGAGGTCAACGTCATCAGCGGCGGCTACCTGCCCGAGTACGGCCGCGCCACCGGCGGCGTCGTCAACGCGGTGACGAAGTCCGGCTCCAACGAGTTCCACGGCTCCGTGTTCGGCAACCTCACGCCCGGCACGCTGGGCGGCACCACCACGGAGATCCGCCAGGAGGCGGGCACCATCTCCGGCCAGGCCTCGCTGTGGAACCTGGGCGACATCGGCGCGGAGCTGGGCGGCCCCATCCTCCACGACAAGCTCTGGTTCTACGTGGGCTTCGCGCCCTCGTTCACCCGCTACCAGCTGGAGCGCAACCTCAACGCCCTGGTGCTGGGCGAGGACGGCCAGCCGCTGCAGGACGAGCGCGGCTTCACCCAGACGGAGCGCATCGAGGGCACCCGGCAGCTCTACTTCGCCGACCAGAAGAGCTTCCAGTACATCGGCAAGCTCACCTATTTGATCAACCCGGATCACAACGTAGCGGTGACGCTGACGGGCACGCCCACCACGTCCGGAGGCTCGGGCCGCTTCGCCATCAGCGAGCGCACCGGCGCCCCCGAGGTGGAGCGCATCGCCGGCGAGTACGGCGCCATCGCCACCCAGCGCAACATCAACAGCATGGATGCCAGCCTGAAGTGGTCCTCCTCGTTCCTCGAGAAGCGGCTGCTCTTCAACGTCACCGCGGGCTGGCACCACCAGACGCTGTCCATCCGCGCCTCGGACGGCACCGTGGGCGGCAGCATGGAGGGCCTGGCGGGCATCTCCAACGTCACCTGGCAGCGGACCGCTCCGACGCAGCACGCCATCACCGAGTTCGAGTCGCTGCCGGATCCCTCGGTGTGTGACTCGTCGAACCCGGCCGTGACGGCCACGCGCTGCCCCGTGCTCTCGTACCTGACGGGCGGGCCGGGCCGCCTGGACGAGGCCACGCTGGACCGCTACCAGGCCAAGGCCGTGGGCACCTTCCTGGCCACGGCCGCCGGCCAGCACGTCTTCAAGGCGGGCATCGATCTGGAGCAGATGGTCTACGACCACACCCGCTCGGTGACGGGGCGCAGCGTGCTCATCGAGTCCGACGAGGGCGACTACTTCTACGACTACCGCCAGTACGGCTACCTGGTGGGCCCGGACGAGGTGCTCATCCAGGACGCGCAGAGCCCCAGGTCCAAGTCCAACGCCATCGGAGGCTTCATCCAGGACAGCTGGAGCCTCTCCCAGATGGCCACCCTCAACGTGGGCCTGCGCTACGACACCCAGCAGCTCATCGGCGGCGGCAAGACGGCGCTGGTGCTGCCCAACCAGTGGTCCCCGCGCCTGGGCCTCATCGTCGATCCGTCGCGCGCCGGGCGCATGAAGCTCTTCGGCAACTACGCCCGGTATTACGAGAGCGTCCCGCTGGACATGGTGGATCGCTCGTTCCCGGGCGAGCCCGGCGTGCGCTCGGAGAAGGACTCCGCGCTGTGCGACCCGCGCGATCCGGCGCAGCAGCAGGGCATCTGCCAGAGCGATCAGGCGCGTCGGCGCTCCCAGGATCCGCTGGACGCCAACCGCCTGTGGAGCACCGTGGGCGCGGGCGCCACCATCGTGGATCCGGAGATCCGGCCCCAGTCCACGGACGAGCTCGTCGTGGGCGGCGAGTACGAGGTGCTGGCCAACGCCCGGGTGGGGCTGTCGTACACCCGGCGCGTGCTCAACCTGGCCATCGAGGACATGAGCCGCGACGACGGGCAGACGTACTTCATCGGCAACCCGGGCTATGGCTTCGCCAAGGACTTCACGAAGCCCAAGCGCACCTACGACGGCGTCACGCTCTTCTTCCAGAAGACCTTCGCGGACTTCTGGCTGGCGCAGGTGAGCTACACGTGGTCCCGCCTCTACGGCAACTACGAGGGCCTGTTCCGCTCGGACACCGGCCAGCTCGATCCGAACATCAACTCCGACTTCGATCTGGTCTCCCTGCTGCCCAACCGCAACGGCCTGCTGCCGGCCGACCGCACGCACCAGGTGAAGGCCTTCGGCGCGCGCGAGTTCGTGCTGCGTCCCGGCCTGAGCCTCAACCTGGGCCTGTCGTACCGGGGCAACTCGGGCTCGCCGTACAGCTACCTCGGCGCGCACGTGGACTACGGCGCCGGGCAGGCCTACATCCTCCAGCGTGGCACGGCGGGCCGGCTGCCCTGGGTGAACCGCTTCGACAGCCGCCTGGCCGTCAACTACACGGTGGCCAGGAACATCACCGCCTCGCTCAGCCTGGACGTCTTCAACGTCTTCAACTTCCAGACGGCCACCGCGTTCGATCAGAACTACACGTACTCGCCGGTGCTGCCCATCGAGGGCGGCTCCAAGGGCGATCTGCCCGGCAAGGTGCTGGACGCGGAGACGGGCGAGCCCATCACCGACGAGGCCATCAACAAGAACTTCGGCAAACCCACCGCCTACCAGGCCCCGCGCTCCTTCCGCTTCGGCGCCCGGGTGACGTTCTAG
- a CDS encoding TetR/AcrR family transcriptional regulator — MAARKTTSAEPKARYHHGDLRRALIEASLALISEEGFSALTLREVARRAGVTHAAPYRHFADKEALLAAVAEEGFRAMAAQMRERMARESDPAERLVACGVAYVLFAVQHPSHFRVMFGPHFARPARHEGLESEGGNAFGLLVQCLTQGQQAGVLRPGDTLSMALGAWSIVHGLSSLLVDRVLESMGKGAADAEALAVAQTRQLLDGLRHRPQNG; from the coding sequence GTGGCCGCCCGAAAGACGACGAGCGCGGAGCCCAAGGCGCGCTACCACCATGGCGATCTGCGCCGTGCGCTCATCGAGGCCTCCCTGGCCCTCATCTCCGAGGAGGGCTTCAGCGCCCTCACCCTGCGGGAAGTGGCTCGGCGGGCGGGGGTGACGCATGCGGCGCCCTACCGGCACTTCGCCGACAAGGAGGCCCTGCTGGCCGCCGTCGCGGAGGAGGGCTTTCGCGCCATGGCGGCCCAGATGCGCGAGCGCATGGCCCGGGAGAGCGACCCCGCCGAGCGCTTGGTTGCCTGTGGGGTGGCCTACGTCCTCTTCGCCGTCCAGCACCCCTCGCACTTCCGCGTCATGTTCGGGCCGCACTTCGCCCGGCCCGCCAGGCACGAAGGCCTGGAGAGCGAGGGCGGCAATGCCTTCGGCCTGCTGGTGCAGTGCCTCACCCAGGGCCAGCAGGCAGGCGTGCTGCGCCCGGGGGACACGCTGTCGATGGCGCTGGGGGCCTGGTCCATCGTCCACGGCCTGTCCTCGCTGCTGGTGGACCGGGTGCTCGAGAGCATGGGCAAGGGGGCCGCGGACGCCGAGGCGCTCGCGGTAGCCCAGACCCGGCAGTTGTTGGACGGGCTCCGGCACAGGCCCCAGAACGGTTGA
- a CDS encoding macro domain-containing protein, with protein MPPPLQLHLRDLSAGLVEAWRQEFSGLSGITISQGDIFSERAGPVSASDPIDIRADAVVSPANSFGFMDGGIDLVYTYQLGPQVQERLRALLEEQHGGELPVGQAVIVPTGHPDIPWCISATTMRVPTDVSDTVNAYLAMRAALLAVLEHNRRGLEPIRTVLCPGLGTAVGRMPPQRCARQMREAWVRTVLDKPFIPYSLREAAEQDWNLRK; from the coding sequence ATGCCCCCTCCCCTTCAGCTCCACCTGCGGGACCTCAGCGCCGGGCTGGTGGAGGCCTGGCGGCAGGAGTTCTCCGGCCTGTCCGGCATCACCATCTCCCAGGGAGACATCTTCTCCGAGCGCGCCGGACCGGTGTCGGCCAGCGATCCCATCGACATCCGAGCCGATGCCGTGGTGAGCCCCGCCAACAGCTTCGGCTTCATGGATGGAGGGATCGACCTCGTCTACACCTACCAGCTGGGCCCTCAGGTGCAGGAGCGGCTACGAGCGCTGCTGGAGGAGCAGCACGGCGGCGAGTTGCCCGTGGGCCAGGCCGTCATCGTCCCCACCGGTCACCCGGACATCCCGTGGTGCATCAGCGCCACCACCATGCGCGTGCCCACGGACGTCAGCGACACCGTGAACGCCTACCTCGCCATGCGGGCGGCGCTCCTGGCAGTGCTGGAGCACAATCGCCGAGGCCTCGAGCCCATTCGCACGGTGCTCTGCCCTGGACTGGGAACCGCCGTCGGGCGCATGCCGCCCCAGCGCTGCGCACGGCAGATGCGCGAGGCGTGGGTGCGGACCGTCCTGGACAAGCCGTTCATCCCCTACTCGCTCCGAGAGGCCGCGGAGCAGGACTGGAACCTGCGCAAGTGA
- the pxpB gene encoding 5-oxoprolinase subunit PxpB: MAAPPHIQPMGDSAFVVRFGDSISLELHARVVGALRVLDSARERWVVDLVPGYASIMVLYDALRAAPEDVLRWLEATLPSARPEPPSHRLVEVPVWYHPSVGPDLEPLAREKGLAVEELVALHTAPEYPVYMLGFRPGFPFLGGLDPRLFSPRLATPRAAVPAGSVGIGGQQTGIYPQRSPGGWRLLGRTPLKLFSPEREPPFALNVGDRVRFVSVSEARYRELGGELPA; encoded by the coding sequence GTGGCAGCTCCGCCTCACATCCAACCCATGGGCGACTCGGCCTTCGTGGTCCGCTTCGGGGACAGCATTTCCTTGGAGCTCCATGCACGCGTCGTCGGAGCGCTCCGGGTGCTGGACTCGGCCCGCGAGCGCTGGGTGGTGGATCTGGTGCCGGGCTACGCGAGCATCATGGTCCTCTACGACGCGCTGCGGGCCGCTCCCGAGGACGTCCTGCGCTGGCTGGAAGCGACGCTCCCGAGCGCTCGGCCGGAGCCTCCGAGCCATCGCCTCGTCGAGGTTCCCGTCTGGTACCACCCTTCGGTGGGACCGGACCTGGAGCCCCTGGCGCGCGAGAAGGGGCTCGCCGTGGAGGAGCTGGTCGCCCTCCACACCGCGCCCGAGTACCCCGTGTACATGCTGGGCTTCCGGCCCGGGTTCCCCTTCCTCGGCGGGCTCGACCCGAGGCTGTTCTCGCCCCGGCTGGCGACTCCGCGCGCGGCGGTCCCGGCGGGCTCGGTGGGCATCGGCGGACAGCAGACGGGCATCTACCCCCAGAGGAGCCCGGGAGGCTGGCGGCTCCTGGGCCGGACACCCCTGAAGCTCTTCTCTCCCGAGCGGGAGCCACCCTTCGCACTGAACGTGGGAGACAGGGTGCGCTTCGTCTCCGTCTCCGAGGCGCGATACCGCGAGCTCGGAGGGGAGCTGCCCGCGTGA
- a CDS encoding 5-oxoprolinase subunit C family protein yields the protein MSLRVQKPGMFTTIQDLGRPGQGRWGVSPSGAMDPLALTLANLLVGNPAGAAALEVTALGPELLFEREATFALTGAELRATLDGAPVATRQAHRARAGQVLRFGARAHGARAYLAVAGGLGASAQSFLGSAATDVEAHLGGLGGRPLRAGDVLALAPQPPFQPRSVHAGWERWYQPPDVVRFIPEPGARLPAEALERFEAARFRISPRSNRMGYRLEGPALPTETGGLQLSEPVAPGTIQLPPDGQPIVLMADRQTTGGYPRLGHVLRADVPKLAQRWLGDPVGFRAVTLEEARQALRDLQAWLEQAVA from the coding sequence GTGAGCCTTCGGGTCCAGAAGCCGGGGATGTTCACGACGATCCAGGACCTCGGCCGCCCGGGCCAGGGGCGCTGGGGCGTCTCGCCATCCGGGGCGATGGACCCGCTGGCGCTGACGCTGGCCAACCTCCTCGTGGGCAACCCCGCGGGCGCCGCGGCCCTCGAGGTGACCGCGCTCGGACCGGAGCTGCTGTTCGAGAGGGAGGCCACCTTCGCCCTCACGGGAGCCGAGCTCCGCGCCACGCTGGACGGAGCGCCCGTCGCCACGAGACAGGCCCACCGGGCCCGCGCCGGGCAGGTGCTCCGGTTCGGGGCCAGAGCCCACGGGGCGAGGGCCTACCTGGCGGTGGCTGGAGGCCTCGGAGCCAGCGCGCAGTCCTTCCTGGGCAGCGCGGCGACGGATGTCGAGGCGCACCTCGGAGGGCTGGGTGGCCGACCGCTCCGAGCGGGGGATGTGCTCGCGCTGGCCCCTCAGCCTCCGTTCCAGCCCAGGAGCGTGCACGCGGGGTGGGAGCGCTGGTACCAGCCGCCGGACGTGGTGCGCTTCATCCCCGAGCCGGGCGCTCGCCTTCCGGCGGAGGCACTGGAGCGCTTTGAAGCCGCCCGGTTCCGGATCTCCCCGCGCTCGAACCGCATGGGCTATCGGCTCGAAGGCCCCGCGCTGCCCACGGAGACGGGAGGGCTCCAGCTCTCGGAGCCGGTGGCGCCCGGCACCATCCAGCTTCCCCCGGACGGCCAGCCCATCGTGCTGATGGCGGACCGGCAGACCACCGGTGGCTATCCCCGGCTCGGGCACGTCCTCCGGGCCGATGTGCCGAAGCTGGCGCAGCGCTGGCTCGGGGACCCGGTGGGCTTTCGTGCCGTCACGCTCGAGGAGGCACGCCAGGCCCTGCGTGATCTGCAGGCCTGGCTCGAGCAGGCGGTGGCGTGA
- a CDS encoding DmpA family aminopeptidase — translation MSPQRQLELNVPRVRARELGLPLGRFKPGRYNAITDVEGVLVGHSTIIRGEGPLRPGHGPVRTGVTAILPNNGNIFMERMNGGGFVLNGAGEVSGMTQLMEWGLVETPLMLTNTMAVGAVSDGVARYLVERYPGIGDEHDVIIPIVGECDDSYLNDISGRHVRDHHVLEAINNAKAGPVAEGNVGGGTGMVTCDFKGGIGTASRKLPEALGGYTLGVLVMSNFGKMHNLRVGGLPVGEVLAEKFKDTPRRGQTYGSIIAVVATDAPLLSHQINRLCKRVSLGIGRVGSYAAHGSGEIIVGFSTANIIPRRTQKMVYKLKILLDQRLDPLYEAVMEATEEAILNSMCMAEPMKGVNDNYCPALPLDEVRRFVDACRPIFASVKKRPQQSSAPASRQKPVDADKEGEVRLAEALPTDVRGAEGIPYPTRPAPDEAEGSAPGGSSDT, via the coding sequence ATGTCGCCTCAGCGCCAACTGGAACTGAACGTGCCACGCGTCCGTGCTCGCGAGCTGGGGCTGCCCCTGGGCCGCTTCAAGCCCGGCCGCTACAACGCCATCACGGACGTGGAGGGCGTGCTCGTCGGGCACAGCACGATCATCCGGGGCGAGGGACCGCTGCGGCCCGGCCACGGGCCCGTCCGCACCGGCGTCACCGCCATCCTGCCCAACAACGGCAACATCTTCATGGAGCGGATGAACGGGGGCGGCTTCGTCCTCAACGGCGCCGGCGAGGTGTCCGGCATGACGCAGCTCATGGAGTGGGGCCTGGTGGAGACCCCCCTCATGCTCACCAACACCATGGCGGTGGGCGCCGTGTCCGACGGCGTGGCGCGCTACCTGGTGGAGCGCTACCCCGGCATCGGCGACGAGCACGACGTCATCATCCCCATCGTCGGCGAGTGCGACGACAGCTATCTCAATGACATCTCCGGCCGGCACGTGCGCGATCACCACGTGCTGGAGGCCATCAACAACGCCAAGGCGGGCCCGGTGGCCGAGGGCAACGTGGGCGGCGGCACCGGCATGGTGACGTGCGACTTCAAGGGCGGCATCGGCACCGCCTCGCGCAAGCTGCCCGAGGCCCTGGGCGGCTACACCCTGGGCGTGCTGGTCATGTCCAACTTCGGGAAGATGCACAACCTGCGGGTGGGAGGCCTGCCGGTGGGCGAGGTGCTGGCCGAGAAGTTCAAGGACACCCCCCGGCGAGGGCAGACGTACGGCTCCATCATCGCCGTGGTGGCCACGGACGCCCCCCTGCTCAGCCACCAGATCAACCGCCTGTGCAAGCGTGTCTCCCTGGGGATCGGCCGGGTGGGCAGCTACGCGGCGCACGGCTCCGGGGAGATCATCGTCGGCTTCTCCACGGCCAACATCATCCCCCGGCGCACCCAGAAGATGGTCTACAAGCTGAAGATCCTCCTGGACCAGCGCCTGGACCCCCTCTACGAGGCCGTCATGGAGGCCACCGAGGAGGCCATCCTCAACTCCATGTGCATGGCCGAGCCCATGAAGGGCGTCAACGACAACTACTGCCCGGCCCTGCCCCTGGACGAGGTGCGGCGCTTCGTGGACGCCTGCCGGCCCATCTTCGCCTCGGTGAAGAAGCGCCCCCAGCAGAGCAGCGCGCCGGCCTCGCGCCAGAAGCCCGTGGACGCGGACAAGGAGGGCGAGGTCCGTCTGGCCGAGGCCCTGCCGACCGACGTCCGAGGGGCCGAGGGCATCCCTTACCCCACCCGGCCCGCCCCGGATGAAGCGGAGGGTTCCGCTCCCGGGGGGTCTTCTGATACGTAG
- a CDS encoding fatty acid desaturase family protein codes for MLRYSADVRTLLWCAAMPVVALSMYARPELIPWLSPLACYLALSAGVIAHNHNHCPTFRNRQANNVFGMWLSIFYGYPTFAWIPTHNLNHHKYVNKAGDATITWRYTNRHNFLVAFTYFFVSSYFQSDPIKAFIRKARTNNPALFRQIVTQYVVWAGTHLALLGLAIALHGPAAGARVWIFAFLIPAVFALWTIMFFNYIQHVHTDPWSEHNHSRSFTGRAINFFLFNNALHAAHHEMPGAHWSTLREAHARIESGIHPDLKPRYFFPWCFANYVLAPFFPRFGTQQIGRAPFSLPTGEKADVQFGDELEAVESGSNAARV; via the coding sequence ATGCTCCGATACTCCGCCGACGTCCGGACACTGCTGTGGTGCGCCGCCATGCCCGTGGTGGCCCTCTCCATGTACGCCCGCCCCGAGCTCATCCCCTGGCTCAGCCCGCTGGCCTGTTATCTCGCGCTGTCCGCGGGAGTCATCGCCCACAACCACAACCACTGCCCCACGTTCCGCAACCGCCAGGCGAACAACGTGTTCGGCATGTGGCTGTCCATCTTCTACGGCTACCCCACCTTCGCGTGGATCCCCACGCACAACCTCAACCACCACAAGTACGTGAACAAGGCGGGGGACGCCACCATCACCTGGCGCTACACCAACCGCCACAACTTCCTGGTGGCCTTCACCTACTTCTTCGTCTCGTCCTACTTCCAGAGCGACCCCATCAAGGCCTTCATCCGCAAGGCGCGCACCAACAACCCGGCGCTCTTCCGGCAGATCGTCACCCAGTACGTGGTGTGGGCCGGCACGCACCTGGCGCTGCTGGGGCTGGCCATCGCGCTGCACGGGCCGGCGGCGGGCGCGCGGGTGTGGATCTTCGCCTTCCTCATCCCCGCCGTGTTCGCGCTGTGGACGATCATGTTCTTCAACTACATCCAGCACGTCCACACGGACCCCTGGAGCGAGCACAACCACAGCCGCAGCTTCACCGGCCGGGCCATCAACTTCTTCCTCTTCAACAACGCGCTCCACGCCGCGCACCATGAGATGCCGGGCGCGCACTGGAGCACGCTGCGCGAGGCCCACGCGCGCATCGAGTCCGGGATCCACCCGGACCTCAAGCCGCGCTACTTCTTCCCGTGGTGCTTCGCCAACTACGTGCTGGCCCCCTTCTTCCCCCGGTTCGGCACGCAGCAGATCGGCCGCGCCCCCTTCTCGCTCCCCACCGGAGAGAAGGCGGACGTGCAGTTCGGCGACGAATTGGAGGCCGTGGAGTCCGGCAGCAACGCCGCGCGCGTGTGA
- a CDS encoding aminopeptidase, producing MARSKSKHRRVQMKNRQAWKKRVKKQKAAAKEAGKKK from the coding sequence ATGGCCCGCAGCAAGAGCAAGCACCGTCGCGTGCAGATGAAGAACCGTCAGGCGTGGAAGAAGCGCGTGAAGAAGCAGAAGGCCGCCGCCAAGGAAGCCGGCAAGAAGAAGTAG
- a CDS encoding cold-shock protein, with the protein MATGVVKWFNDAKGFGFITQDGGGEDVFCHHTAIQADGFRSLSEGQRVQFDVARGPKGLQAQNVRPI; encoded by the coding sequence ATGGCAACTGGTGTCGTGAAGTGGTTCAACGATGCGAAGGGCTTCGGCTTCATCACGCAGGATGGCGGCGGCGAGGACGTGTTCTGCCACCACACGGCCATCCAGGCCGATGGCTTCCGCAGCCTCTCCGAGGGGCAGCGCGTGCAGTTCGACGTGGCTCGCGGCCCCAAGGGCCTGCAGGCGCAGAACGTTCGCCCGATCTGA